TTAACTCCTACAAGTACGACGCTGATCGGAGGTGCGAGATGGTGAACGGGCGAACCGTGCTCGAACGCTTTCCCGCGGGCGGGCCGCGCGGGTCGTGGCCCGCGGAGGAGTTCGCGCACGCGCGGCGCATGGAGGGACTGGCCGCCGAGGTCGTCATGGACCTCGCCACGGACACGTTCCTGGTCGTCGTCCGCAGCGTCGACGCCGCGCGGTGAGACGGCAGCCGGCCGGTGCCCGCCGGTGACCGGGAGACGGCCGCCGGTCACGGGTGTCAGCCCGACGGGGAGCGGGCCGGCGTCTGCACCGTGAACTGCTCGGCCTGGAGCGCGTACAGCTCGGCGTAGACGCCGCCGCCCGCCAGCAGCTCGTCCGGCGTCCCGGACTCCACCAGCCGGCCCTGGTCGAGAACGTGCACCAGGTCCGCGTGCCGGACCGACGCCAGCCGGTGGGTGATCAGCACGACCGTCTGGCCGCTGTCGGCCAGCGCGCGGATCTTCTCGAAGACCTCCAGCTCGGCCCGGGCGTCCAGGGCCGCCGTCGGCTCGTCCACGATCAGGATGCGCCCGCGCCGGTACGCCGCCCGTGCGATGCCCAGGCGCTGCCACTGGCCGCCGGACAGCTCGTGTCCGCCGCTGAAGTGCCGGGCGAGCAGGGTGTCCAGACCACGCGGGAGGTCCGTGACGACATCCCCGGCCCCCGCCTCCGCGATCGAGGCGGCCAGCCGTTCCTCGGTCAACGGCACGGCGGAACGCCCGACGGCGATGTTGACCCGGGCGGTGAACGGCCACCGTTTGAAGTCCTGCGCCACCATCGCGATCCGCTCGGCGAGCCGGTGCCGGTCGGCGTCGGCGGCGTCCACGCCGTCCCACAGGATCCGTCCCCGGTCCGGCTTGTACAGCCCGGCCAGCAGTTTCACCAGAGTCGTCTTGCCGGATCCGTTCTCCCCGACCAGCGCGATGATCCGTCCCAGCGGGAGTGAGAGGGTGACGTCGTCGAGGGCGGGGCGCGCCGACTCGCCCGGATAGCCGAACGTGACGCTCTCGAAGCGGATCTCGCGCGGATCGTCCGGGAGGGCCACGCCGCCCGCCGGGATCGCCCGTTCGGCCGCCTCGACGTACAGCCGCTGCAGATCGCCGACGAACAGGGCCTCCTCGTGCAGTTGGTTGACCTCGAGCACCAGGGTGTTGAGGCTCGCCGAGCCGCTGCGGATCGCGATGACGGCCGTCCCCGCCACCGCCAACGCCATCGTCCCGGTGAACAGCAGGCCGCCGAGCGTGGCGTAGGTGGCCAGCGTGGCCACCCCCGTCCAGGTCGCCGCTACCAGCCCGGTGCGGGCGGCGAGCCGGGCCAGCCGGGCCTGCTCCGCCTCGGCGGTCTCGGACATCGCGCGGAAGTGGCGCAGCAGGAACGGACCGACCCCGTGGACGCGGATCTCGGGCGCCGCCGCGGGTTCGGTGAGCAGACCGGCGATGAGGTGCCCCGCGCGCGCGTGCTGCACCCAGGTGTGGAAGGACTCGTAGCGGCGTCGGGCGTTCGTCAGGGCGCTCCAGGCGCTGGGCAGGGTCATCGTCACCAGCAACGGCAGCAGGAGCGGATGCAGCACCGTCAGGACGCCGGCCGAGGCGATCAGGGAGATCAGCGCGTTCACCACGCGCGTGCCGTGGCTGATCATGTATCGGCTGGAGCGGGCTCCGTACTGGGCGGTGTCCAGCAGCTTGTGAAAGGCGTGGTCCTCGATCGCGGCGAGCTCGACCGCGGCCGCCCGCTCCAGGTACAGCTCCGTCGCCACCCGCTCCACCTTGGGCTCCAGCCGCCCGGTGGCATACGTCGAAGCGGCCCGCAGCAGTGCCGAGAGCAGGAGCACGGCGGCCATCAGGGCCAGTGCGGGGGCTGCGCCGCGCAGCCGGTCCTCGATCACGCCGCCGGTGATCAGCCGGCCCAGCACGGCGTTCATCGCCAGCAGGCCGACCGCCTGTGCCGCGCCCCGGGCGATCTCGGCCGCCAGGACGATGCGGGCGGCTCGCGGGTCGGCCTGCCGGGCCAGGCGGAGGGTCGCGGTCAGCAGGGACGGCAGCCGGGTCACCATGGCCCGGAAGTTGAGCTCCAGGAAGGCGTCCCGGTGCTGGTTCCAGCCCGTGTCGTAGCGGAGCGGTCCGCCGAACAGCAGCCGCTCCGACTCGGAGACGTCACGCTCGTCGGGACGTGTCTCCCCCGCCTCCGCTCGCTGTTCCTCCTCCGTCGGACGTCCCTTTCCCGCCTGTCGTGCCTGCCCCACCGTCGGCCTCCCCGATCGCGATCGCGGACGACGGCCACTATCGCGGGAGGAGGAACCTCGATGGCAGGGCGCAGGAGCAGGGAGACGGGACGCGCGGGCGTGCGCCGGGACGGCGGCGGCGACGGCCGCTCGCAGAGGTCCGGGAGGTGTCCGTCAGGCGCTGATCGGCCGTGACCAGGCGGGCGTCGTGCCCGTGAGGCGGCACACGGCCAGGTACAGGGGGATCGGCGGGGTGTACGGAAGGGTGCCGTCCGGCCGGTGGATGAGACCGGGGACCTGCGGGGAGTCCGTGAGGAGCGCGCCCGTGGCGTAGTGCGCGGGCGCGGGCCATTCCAGCGCGTAGTCGGAGTCCGACGGGACCAGCCACCACCAGTGCGCCCGGTCGGCGTAGACACAGCCCATGCGCGGCAGCCGCGGCATCAGCAGCGGCCCCAGGCGGGCGGGGACGGAGACGGCGTCGCATCCCAACGGGGCGGTCATGCCCTCCGGGACGGCGAGTCGGCGCGGGGCCGCGGCGGCGGACGTGCCGCCCGGTCCGCGGTGCAGGCGCACCAGTGTGTCGAGCGTGCGCACCGGTGCCCGGCCGGGGCCGGGGCTCACGTCCTGCCCCGCTCGCGACCGTGCTCGAGCGGCTGGGGGAGCGGGAGCGCGGCCGCGGGGTGGTTGGGCGTGCGGCCGTGTCGGGCGCCCGGGCCCCCGACGGCGTTGTGCTCGGCCGTGCGGTGCCACTGCGGTGCCACGCGGGCGGCGAGGACGCCGGTGGCGGACGCGGGGTGCGGGCGGGCCGCCGGGTCGGTCGGCGCGTGGAGCCGCTGTTCGGGCTCGTCCTCGTCGGCCGGGTCGTCGCCCGTGCCCGGCTTCGGGCGGGCGCCCCAGCCGAGGTCGTTGCGCGGCCCCGCGGGGTCGGCGGACGGCCGTGCGGGACCGTCGTGGAACTCGTCCTGGGTATCGAGGAGGTCACCGAGGTCGCAGGGATGCGCTGCGTCGGCGGCGAGGCTGTTGCAGGGTTCGGCCGGGTCGCGGGGCGCGTCGGCCTTGCGCGGCAGATCGGCCCAGACCAGCAGGCCGGGCCCGTGTTCCTGGGCGCCCCAGGAGTGGCAGAGGGCCTCGACCAGGATCAGTCCCCGGCCGTGCTCCTCCTCGGGCCGCTGCGGCGAGGGGTGCGGCTCACCGGGGGCGCAGCCCTGGTCGCGCACGGCTATGCGGACCAGGTCGTCGCCGTCGTGCAGCTCGCAGACGACCATGTCGCTCGCCGTGTGCACGATCGCGTTGGTGACCAGCTCGGAGACGACCAGGGCGGCGGTGTCACAGGTGTCCTCGCACACCGACCAGCCCGTCAGCCGGGCCCTCGTCAGGCGTCTGGCCTGGGCGGGGGAACCCGGGTGGGCGGCCAGCTCGAATCGGAACCGGCGCTCGGCAGCGGCCTGGTCGGGGCCTGCTCCCGCGCTGGCACCGAGACCCTGGGGGCGGCCTGCGGCAGCGTCTGTTCCTAAGGGCGCGGACGGAATCACGCTTGCCACTATCGCCCCGCCGTGAACACTTGGCAAGTGTCACTCTGAAAAATGCAGAGTGCTGTGTGACGCGGTGGAGGGCCGTGGCACACTGCTCCGCAACAGCACGTAGAACGGCGCCGGTCGGGATCGCCGGAGATCCGTACTCATCCGTACAGATCTGCGGACCATGTCCTCGAGTGGCGCCGTAGGGCTGTCGGGATTCTTTCGTGGACCGGCCGGGGCGGGGCTCGTGGGACCCCGCGCGACCGGCCGGGCTCTTCGTGGAGGTGGAGCGTGAGCGAACCGCGGTCCGCGCCGACGGTCGGGCAGGTCGTCCTCGGTCGGCGTCTGCTGGACCTGCGGGAACGCGCCGGGCTCAAGCGCGAGGAAGCCGCCCGCATCCTCCGCGTCGCGCCCGCCACCGTCCGCCGCATGGAGATGGCCGAGGTCAGCCTCAAGATCCCTTATCTCCAGCTGCTGCTGAAGGCCTACGGGGTCACCGACGAGGAGGCCGAGGGCTTCGTCCAGCTCGCCGAAGACGCCAACAAGCCCGGCTGGTGGCAGCGGTTCCACGACGTCCTGCCCGGCTGGTTCTCGATGCACGTCAGCCTGGAGGGCGCCGCGGCCCTCATCCGCCAGTACGAGCCCCACTTCGTCCCCGGACTGCTCCAGACCGAGGACTACGCGCGCGGGGTCCTGAGGTCCGGCGCCATCGGCCAGACCCGGCCGGAGGACATCGAGCGTCTCGTCGCGCTGCGCATACAACGCCAGGATCTGCTCACCCGCGAGGACGCGCCCCGGTTGTGGGTCGTGATGGACGAGACCGTCCTGCGCCGCTCCGCCGGCGGCCCGGAGGTGATGCGCGCGCAGATCGACAAACTGCTCGAGGCCGCGGAGCTGCCGAATGTGACGTTGCAGGTCGCCCCGTTCGCGAACGGGCCGCATCCGGGCACGTACGGGCCCTTCGTGCTCTTTCGATTCGCCATGCCGGAGCTTCCGGACATGGTCTACAGCGAGTACCTGACCGGCGCGGTCTATCTCGACGCGCGCACCGAGGTGGCGACCCACCTCGAGGTCATGGACCGCATGGCGGCGCAGGCCGCTACTGCACATCGCACGAAGGAGATCCTCCGGGATCTCCGCAAGGAGTTGTGAATGGATCGCATCAAGCCGCGCAAACGGGTCTACAACGGCATGCCCGCGCGGGACTTGGGCAGCGAAGGCTGGCACAAGCCGTGGAGCGGCGGGAACGGCGGGAACTGCCTGGAGGCGATGAAGCTCGCCGACGGCCGGATCGCCGTCCGCCAGTCCACCGACCCGGACGGTCCGGCGTTGATCTACACCACCGACGAGATGACGGCCTTCATCGAGGGAGCGAAGGCGGGAGAGGCGGACTTCCTGTTGTCCTGACGTGACTGGCGTGACGTTTCTGCGATGCCCCGGCCGTCTATCGACTGCCGTGATTGCCTTCTTCCCGCTCGACTTCCTAATTTTGGCACTGAATTGATCTTCATCGACCGCTTCGGACGCTTACGGAGTACTTCATGACCGGGCAGGCCTCGACCCCCGCCGTCGAGCGGGGGTACGGCCCGCGCCCTTGAGGAAGAAGGCAGAAGACACAAGGCAGACGGCACGAGGCAGACGGCACGAGGCAGAAGGCACGAGGCAGAAGGCACGAGGCAGAAGGCGCGAGGCAGAAGGCGCGAGAGGAGGTGGCAGGGGAGGGCAGGACGGGGCGTGGGAACGGCCCCGCCGCACACGCCCCTCCGCACGCGCCCTTCCCGCACCCCGGCGACGGCCCGCTGTCCCTCAGCTGTCGGCGCGGTGCCGCCGCGGGTCCGGCGGGAGTCCCTGGCACAGTGCGTCCAGCGCCGCGCCGTAGGCGTGGTCCGGCGGCGTCGCGTAACCGACGACGAGTCCGTCCTGCGCCGCCATGCCCGTGCCCGGGTGACGGAAGCCCGCCAGGCCGTCCAGCGCGACGCCCTGCCCCGCGACAGCCCTCAGGGCCGACCGCTCGGTGCCCGGCGGCAGCCTGAGCACCGCGTGGAGACCGGCCGCCACCCCGGTGACCTCGACGTGCGGCGCCTGTGCGGCGAGCGCCTCGACCAGCCGGTCCCGGCGACCGCGGTACCGCTGCCGCATACGCCGCACATGACGGTCGTACGACCCGGAAGCGATGAGGTCGGCCAGGCTGAGCTGGTCCAGAACACTCGCCCACGCCTCCCGCTCGCCCTTGGCCGCGAGGACCCCGTCCACGTAGCGCCCGGGCAGCGCCATCCAGCCGATGCGCAACGCGGGCGACAGGCTCTTGCTGACCGAGCCGATGTAGATCACCCGCTCCGGATCGAGTCCCTGGACCGCCCCGACCGGCTTGCGGTCGTAGCGGAACTCCCCGTCGTAGTCGTCCTCCAGGACGACGCCGCCACGCGCGCGTGCCCAGTCGATCACCGCCGCCCGGCGGTTCGCGTGCAGCGGGCCGCCGGTCGGGAACTGGTGCGCCGGCGTGAGCAGCACCGCCCGCTCGCGCCCCAGCTCTCCGACGCGGGCCCCGTCCTCGTCCAGGGGAAGAGGCGTCGTCCGCACGCCCGCCGTCGCCAGCAGCTCCCGGTGGAAGCCCAGCCCGTAGGCCTCCACGGCCAGCGGACCGCGCAGCACCCCGCTGCCCGGGGCGAACAGCAGACGCAGTGCGTGAGCGAAGCCCGAGCAGATCACAAGGCGCTCGGGCACGGTGCGCACACCACGCGCGCGTGCCAGATACTCGGTCAGGGCCTCCCGCAACTCCCTGCGCCCGGCGGGGTCGCCGGGCCCGAACGCCTCGGCGGGCGCCCGTTGGAGGGCGCGCCGGTAGGAGGCCAGCCAGGCCGCACGCGGGAACGAGGAAGCGTCCGGAACACCCTGCCGCAGATCGTGCCGGGGGTCACGCGCGCGTGCGGGCGCCCTGACGGCCACGCGCTCGGTCCGGCGCAGCGGCTCGGCCCGCTCGGCCACCCGCGTGCCGGAGCCCTGCCGGGCTGTCAGCCAGCCTTCCGCGACGAGTTCCGCGTACGCGTCGGCCACCGTGTTGCGGGCGACGCCCAGGTCGGCGGCGAGTGAACGATAGGGCGGCAGACGGGTTCCCGGAGGGAGCCGCCCACTGCGCACGGCCTCGCGCAGCGCCCGGATGAGCGCGGCTCGCCGCCCGCCCGGCCCGGACAGCTCAAGATGCAGGTCCGCGCCGATCCGCTCCGCAGAATTGACCCATGAATCCGCCATGAGGATGCACCCTACAGACGGTCTTTTCGCTCCCTGCGATCCGCGCCTCCGGTCTGAACGGCCGCGCCTGCCGCCTGCACATGCACACGGGCGACGCCGTGCACACGGGCGGCGTCGCGGGGCCGGCGAGAGCGAGGAGCGGCTGCACATGGTCGCCGTCTGCCGCGAGGCCCGCCTTCTTCACCGAGCGGGAGCAGGCCGCCCCGGCCCTGACGGACGCGGTGACGCCGGCGGCCGACGACGACGTCCCGGACGACGTCTGTGCCGGGGCCGCGGCCCCCGGCCCGCCTCGACGAGAGCCGGCCGGCTCCGGTGCCGGCCCTAGACGCTCATCGGCCGGTCGTACGGGCCGATCGGCGCCGGCAGCCGGGAAGTGCCCGTCAGAAGGCGGTCGACGGCCGCCGCCACCGCCCGCCCCTCGGCGATGGCCCACACGATCAGCGACTGGCCGCGCGCCGCGTCCCCCGCGGCGAAGACGCCGGGGACGTTCGTCGCGAAACCGGCGTCCCGTGCGATCGTCCCGCGAGGCTCCAGGGCCAGCCCGAGCTGTTCGACGAGCCCGTCCTCCCGGTCGGGTCCGGAGAAGCCGAGGGCGAGCAGCACCAGGTCGGTGCGCAGCGCGCGTGCCGTGCCGGCCACCGGCCTGCGGCGTGCGTCCACCTCGGTGAGGTGCAGGGACCGCACGTGACCGGTCTCGTCGCCGGAGAAGCGGAGCGTGGACGCGGCGAACAGCCGGGCGTCCGCGTCCGCGGCCGGCGCGGACCGCAGGTCGCGCGCCTCCTCGTGCGCCGCCGAGAGGCGGTAGATCTTCGGATACGTCGGCCAGGGGTCGGCGTCCTCGTCGCGCTCGGCGCCGGGCTGTGCGTAGATGTCCAACTGGGTCACGGAGGCGGCGCCCTCGCGCACCGCGGTGCCCAGGCAGTCGGCGCCCGTGTCGCCGCCGCCGACGATGACGACGTGCTTCCCGGCGGCGGACATCGGGGACCTCTCCAGATCCCCCTCGCACACCCGGTTGGCGAGCGGCAGATACTCCATCGCCTGGTGTATGCCGGTCAACTCCCGTCCTGGGACGTGCAGTTCGCGCCACTCGGTCGCACCGGTGGCGATCACCACGGCGTCGTAGCGGGAGCGCAGATCGGCGGCCATGACGTCCCGCCCGACCGTGGTAGAGGTGCGGAACTTCGTGCCTTCGGCCCGCATCTGCTCGATCCGTCGTTCGAGATGCCGCTTCTCCATCTTGAACGCGGGAATGCCGTACCGCATCAGTCCGCCGACGCGGTCGTCCTTCTCGTAGACGGCGACCGTGTGCCCGGCCCGGGTCAACTGCTGCGCGGCGGCCAGTCCGGTGGGCCCGGAGCCGATCACGGCCACCGTTTTCCCCGACAGCCGGTCCGGCGGCCGCGGCGGGGTCAGTCCGTCGGCCCAGGCCCGGTCGGCGATGGCCGCCTCGACGTTCTTGATGGTGACGGCGGGCTGGTTGATGGCCAGGACACAACCCGCCTCGCACGGCGCCGGACACAACCGGCCGGTGAACTCGGGGAAGTTGTTCGTCGCGTGCAGCCGCTCGCCGGCCGCCCGCCAGTCCTCCCGCGACACCAGGTCGTTCCACTCCGGGATCAGATTGCCGAGCGGGCAGGCCTCGTGGCAGAACGGGACGCCGCAGTCCATGCACCGGTCGGCCTGCTCGCTGATGATGGGCAGCAGCGCCCCGGGGACGTACACCTCGTCCCAGTCCGCGACCCGTTCCCCGACCGGCCGACGGGGCCAGTCCCGGCGCGGTGTGGTCATGAATCCCTTGGGATCGGCCATGGGCGTGCCCCTTGCGTACGCGTACGACAGGCCGAGCGTCGTCGGGCGGCACTCTCCAGGCCACGATACGTTCTGTCGGCCCCGTACGCAGGGGGGAGTGATGGGGGAGTGACACAGGTGCTTCGGTCGGATCGGAGGCGCTTCGGTCAGACCAGGGCGAGGAGGTAGACGGCCGCCGAGGCCGCGGACGCGAGCGTGCGCACATGGTTCCACCGCGTCCACTCCCGCAGGTAGACGGGCCAGTACGCGACGGCCTCCGGCGTGTCCGCCTCCTTCCGCATCAGCGTCTCGTTGCGGGGCACGTTCGCCATGACGGTCACGCCGAACGCGCCGCACAGGTACAGCGCGCTGCCCACCAGCAGGCGCACGGTCCCGTGGTCCGGCCACAACACGAACGTCACCACGGTGATCACCGCGCACAGTGCCGCGGAGCCGAGGAACAGGACCATGAACACCGGTGTCATCGCCGAGGTGTTGATCGCGTTCATGGCCGCCACGCCCTGCGCGGGCGGCAGCGCGGCGAGCCCTCGCATCACCAGGACGGAGAAGGCGCAGAAGACCCCGGCCATCAGTCCCGTCGTCAGTGCGCCCAGCACCGCGAGCACCACATACGGTCCCTCGATCATGACAACGTCAACTCCCACCCGTCGAGCGTGATCCTGCCCGGTACCGCCTCTCACCTCAAGTGAA
The window above is part of the Streptomyces sp. NBC_00425 genome. Proteins encoded here:
- a CDS encoding ABC transporter ATP-binding protein; translation: MVTRLPSLLTATLRLARQADPRAARIVLAAEIARGAAQAVGLLAMNAVLGRLITGGVIEDRLRGAAPALALMAAVLLLSALLRAASTYATGRLEPKVERVATELYLERAAAVELAAIEDHAFHKLLDTAQYGARSSRYMISHGTRVVNALISLIASAGVLTVLHPLLLPLLVTMTLPSAWSALTNARRRYESFHTWVQHARAGHLIAGLLTEPAAAPEIRVHGVGPFLLRHFRAMSETAEAEQARLARLAARTGLVAATWTGVATLATYATLGGLLFTGTMALAVAGTAVIAIRSGSASLNTLVLEVNQLHEEALFVGDLQRLYVEAAERAIPAGGVALPDDPREIRFESVTFGYPGESARPALDDVTLSLPLGRIIALVGENGSGKTTLVKLLAGLYKPDRGRILWDGVDAADADRHRLAERIAMVAQDFKRWPFTARVNIAVGRSAVPLTEERLAASIAEAGAGDVVTDLPRGLDTLLARHFSGGHELSGGQWQRLGIARAAYRRGRILIVDEPTAALDARAELEVFEKIRALADSGQTVVLITHRLASVRHADLVHVLDQGRLVESGTPDELLAGGGVYAELYALQAEQFTVQTPARSPSG
- a CDS encoding helix-turn-helix domain-containing protein; translation: MSEPRSAPTVGQVVLGRRLLDLRERAGLKREEAARILRVAPATVRRMEMAEVSLKIPYLQLLLKAYGVTDEEAEGFVQLAEDANKPGWWQRFHDVLPGWFSMHVSLEGAAALIRQYEPHFVPGLLQTEDYARGVLRSGAIGQTRPEDIERLVALRIQRQDLLTREDAPRLWVVMDETVLRRSAGGPEVMRAQIDKLLEAAELPNVTLQVAPFANGPHPGTYGPFVLFRFAMPELPDMVYSEYLTGAVYLDARTEVATHLEVMDRMAAQAATAHRTKEILRDLRKEL
- a CDS encoding DUF397 domain-containing protein codes for the protein MDRIKPRKRVYNGMPARDLGSEGWHKPWSGGNGGNCLEAMKLADGRIAVRQSTDPDGPALIYTTDEMTAFIEGAKAGEADFLLS
- the pdxR gene encoding MocR-like pyridoxine biosynthesis transcription factor PdxR, coding for MADSWVNSAERIGADLHLELSGPGGRRAALIRALREAVRSGRLPPGTRLPPYRSLAADLGVARNTVADAYAELVAEGWLTARQGSGTRVAERAEPLRRTERVAVRAPARARDPRHDLRQGVPDASSFPRAAWLASYRRALQRAPAEAFGPGDPAGRRELREALTEYLARARGVRTVPERLVICSGFAHALRLLFAPGSGVLRGPLAVEAYGLGFHRELLATAGVRTTPLPLDEDGARVGELGRERAVLLTPAHQFPTGGPLHANRRAAVIDWARARGGVVLEDDYDGEFRYDRKPVGAVQGLDPERVIYIGSVSKSLSPALRIGWMALPGRYVDGVLAAKGEREAWASVLDQLSLADLIASGSYDRHVRRMRQRYRGRRDRLVEALAAQAPHVEVTGVAAGLHAVLRLPPGTERSALRAVAGQGVALDGLAGFRHPGTGMAAQDGLVVGYATPPDHAYGAALDALCQGLPPDPRRHRADS
- a CDS encoding glutamate synthase subunit beta, whose amino-acid sequence is MADPKGFMTTPRRDWPRRPVGERVADWDEVYVPGALLPIISEQADRCMDCGVPFCHEACPLGNLIPEWNDLVSREDWRAAGERLHATNNFPEFTGRLCPAPCEAGCVLAINQPAVTIKNVEAAIADRAWADGLTPPRPPDRLSGKTVAVIGSGPTGLAAAQQLTRAGHTVAVYEKDDRVGGLMRYGIPAFKMEKRHLERRIEQMRAEGTKFRTSTTVGRDVMAADLRSRYDAVVIATGATEWRELHVPGRELTGIHQAMEYLPLANRVCEGDLERSPMSAAGKHVVIVGGGDTGADCLGTAVREGAASVTQLDIYAQPGAERDEDADPWPTYPKIYRLSAAHEEARDLRSAPAADADARLFAASTLRFSGDETGHVRSLHLTEVDARRRPVAGTARALRTDLVLLALGFSGPDREDGLVEQLGLALEPRGTIARDAGFATNVPGVFAAGDAARGQSLIVWAIAEGRAVAAAVDRLLTGTSRLPAPIGPYDRPMSV
- a CDS encoding anthrone oxygenase family protein, encoding MIEGPYVVLAVLGALTTGLMAGVFCAFSVLVMRGLAALPPAQGVAAMNAINTSAMTPVFMVLFLGSAALCAVITVVTFVLWPDHGTVRLLVGSALYLCGAFGVTVMANVPRNETLMRKEADTPEAVAYWPVYLREWTRWNHVRTLASAASAAVYLLALV